One region of Priestia megaterium genomic DNA includes:
- a CDS encoding acetylornithine transaminase yields the protein MSSLFPTYQRFDIHVEEAQGTKLIDNKGNEYLDFISGIAVCNVGHRHPDVQKAIEEQLNKVWHVSNLFHQSIQEDVAGKLVEHSNGDAVFFCNSGAEANEAAIKLARKYTQKHKIITFTKSFHGRTFATMTATGQAKIHDGFGPLVNEFVYVPYNDEEALKQEMDDSVAAIMVEVIQGEGGVVPGTEAFLLTIQELCKKHEALFIVDEVQTGIGRTGKPFAYQHFNVSPDIITAAKGLGSGMPVGAMIGKGYLKEAFGPGTHGTTFGGNPIALASAKATLNIIFNEAFLAEVAEKSLYFTNALKNSVADYSFVKDVRGKGFMIGIECGEHQSALLAAMREKGLLALGAGPHVVRLLPPLTVTKEELDQAIHIIEEAFSQTKITS from the coding sequence ATGAGTTCATTGTTTCCAACATATCAACGGTTTGATATCCATGTGGAAGAGGCGCAAGGAACAAAATTAATAGATAACAAAGGAAATGAGTATTTAGATTTTATTTCAGGTATCGCTGTCTGTAACGTAGGCCATCGTCATCCTGATGTTCAAAAAGCGATCGAAGAGCAGTTAAATAAAGTGTGGCACGTGTCAAATTTATTTCATCAATCGATTCAAGAAGATGTAGCAGGTAAGCTTGTGGAACATTCAAACGGTGATGCAGTATTCTTCTGTAACAGCGGTGCAGAAGCCAACGAAGCGGCGATTAAATTAGCGCGCAAGTACACGCAAAAACATAAAATCATTACCTTTACAAAATCATTTCATGGACGTACATTTGCTACCATGACAGCTACAGGGCAGGCAAAAATTCATGATGGCTTCGGTCCTCTTGTTAATGAGTTTGTTTACGTGCCATACAATGATGAAGAAGCATTAAAACAGGAAATGGACGACAGCGTAGCAGCAATTATGGTTGAAGTCATTCAAGGAGAAGGCGGAGTTGTTCCAGGAACCGAAGCATTTTTATTAACTATTCAAGAGCTGTGTAAAAAGCACGAAGCACTGTTTATAGTCGATGAAGTGCAAACTGGAATCGGCAGAACAGGAAAACCATTTGCCTATCAGCATTTTAATGTGTCACCAGATATTATTACAGCAGCTAAAGGGTTAGGAAGCGGAATGCCGGTTGGTGCGATGATTGGAAAAGGCTATCTCAAAGAAGCGTTTGGACCTGGTACTCACGGAACAACCTTTGGAGGAAATCCAATTGCATTAGCTTCAGCTAAAGCAACTTTAAACATTATTTTTAACGAAGCATTTTTAGCAGAGGTTGCAGAAAAAAGCCTTTATTTTACCAACGCTTTGAAAAATAGCGTAGCAGATTATTCATTTGTAAAAGATGTTCGCGGAAAAGGTTTTATGATTGGAATTGAATGCGGAGAACATCAGTCGGCATTGCTTGCAGCAATGCGTGAAAAAGGATTGCTAGCACTGGGAGCAGGACCGCATGTAGTACGATTGCTGCCGCCTTTAACTGTAACAAAAGAAGAGTTAGACCAAGCGATTCATATCATTGAAGAAGCATTTAGCCAAACAAAAATTACTTCATAA
- the argB gene encoding acetylglutamate kinase, with protein sequence MSSEKIVVVKCGGSIINQLTSAFFESIQQLKASGYQIIVVHGGGPDIQDTLTKLHIETEFVDGLRKTSKEALEVVTMVLAGKVNKHLVKELQKANLKAVGLSGIDGSLLKAEAIDVERLGYVGEVKGVNDTLLKQLTDSQYIPVISSIGADEEGNSYNINADVAAGAVAQAVNAEKLMFVTDVKGVLKDGALLPELTKSEIDALIEEKVIYGGMIPKVTSAVNALSPLLEEVHIISGTDGFLDKEGKLIGTAIKYSGKGGEDSDEFIVSNISTV encoded by the coding sequence ATGAGCAGTGAAAAAATCGTCGTTGTAAAATGCGGAGGCAGCATTATCAATCAGTTAACAAGCGCTTTTTTTGAAAGTATTCAGCAGTTAAAAGCGAGTGGATATCAGATCATTGTTGTGCACGGAGGCGGGCCTGATATTCAAGATACGCTTACCAAGCTTCACATTGAAACGGAATTTGTAGATGGGCTTCGAAAAACGTCCAAAGAAGCATTAGAAGTTGTGACGATGGTATTAGCAGGCAAAGTTAATAAGCATCTTGTAAAAGAACTACAAAAAGCGAACTTAAAAGCAGTAGGACTATCAGGAATTGATGGATCTTTGCTTAAAGCAGAGGCTATCGATGTTGAACGTCTAGGTTACGTTGGAGAAGTAAAAGGCGTAAACGATACATTATTAAAACAACTAACTGACAGTCAGTACATTCCGGTTATTTCTTCCATTGGAGCCGATGAAGAAGGTAATAGCTATAATATTAATGCTGACGTGGCAGCCGGAGCCGTTGCACAAGCAGTAAATGCTGAAAAGCTGATGTTTGTGACGGATGTAAAAGGTGTATTAAAGGATGGAGCATTGCTTCCTGAACTTACAAAGTCAGAGATTGATGCACTTATTGAAGAAAAAGTAATTTACGGCGGAATGATTCCAAAAGTGACATCAGCGGTAAATGCGTTATCTCCTTTACTTGAAGAAGTTCATATTATTAGCGGAACTGATGGATTTTTAGATAAGGAAGGAAAGCTGATTGGTACAGCAATTAAATATAGTGGAAAAGGTGGAGAAGATAGCGATGAGTTCATTGTTTCCAACATATCAACGGTTTGA